In a single window of the Osmerus eperlanus chromosome 2, fOsmEpe2.1, whole genome shotgun sequence genome:
- the dus1l gene encoding tRNA-dihydrouridine(16/17) synthase [NAD(P)(+)]-like, producing the protein MAKLQGFDFWRTTLKGARYVVAPMVDQSELAWRLLSRRHGAQLCYTPMLHAQVFVRDANYRKDNLYNEVCPEDRPLITQFCANDPEVFVQAALLAQDYCDAIDLNLGCPQMIAKRGHYGVFLQDEWELLEKMVKLANEKVSVPITCKIRVFNEVDRTVKYAQMLEKAGCQLLTVHGRTKDQKGTVTGIASWEHIKAVRDAVSIPVFANGNIQHLSDVERCIAETGVQGVMSAEGNLHNPALFAGRSPPVWEMAEQYLEVVQRHPPCTLSYVRAHLFKMWHHTLQIHQDLREDLAKVKNLEALSGVSRQLKQRCQEEIARGEEAGQQGGLPFPHWICQPYVRPPPKEAVANGNGAEVKATCHKRALEDSDGGTDADALSKNKLKKKARNPHKNFCPEHKPKYIKCEQCGNPKGNKCVFNLCRACCKKKAYKEVADCPSHGLRFKTKAEKQKAGEEEEGRTGLKNGKPGSTSDPPEQSRGLKEIHTTTN; encoded by the exons atggccaagctGCAGGGCTTTGACTTCTGGCGGACCACTCTAAAGGGGGCTCGTTACGTGGTTGCACCCATGGTGGACCAGAGCGAGCTGGCTTGGCGCCTCCTCAGCCGTCGCCATGGCGCCCAGCTTTGCTACACGCCCATGCTGCACGCGCAGGTGTTTGTGCGCGACGCTAATTACCGGAAGGACAACCTGTACAATGAGGTGTGCCCGGAAGACAGGCCCCTCATTACCCAG ttctgTGCCAACGACCCGGAGGTGTTTGTGCAGGCAGCCCTGCTGGCCCAGGACTACTGTGACGCCATTGACCTCAACTTGGGCTGTCCTCAGATGATTGCCAAAAGAG GCCACTATGGAGTTTTCCTTCAAGATGAATGGGAGCTGCTGGAGAAGATGG TGAAGCTGGCCAATGAGAAGGTGTCTGTGCCCATCACCTGTAAGATCCGCGTATTCAACGAGGTGGACAGGACCGTGAAGTACGCTCAGATGCTGGAGAAGGCCGGCTGTCAg TTGCTGACGGTTCACGGTCGGACCAAAGACCAGAAAGGAACCGTGACGGGCATTGCCAGCTGGGAGCACATCAAAGCTGTCAG GGACGCAGTGAGCATCCCGGTGTTCGCCAACGGCAACATCCAGCACCTGAGTGACGTGGAGCGCTGCATCGCGGAGACGGGCGTGCAGGGGGTCATGAGCGCag AGGGGAACCTCCATAACCCGGCTCTGTTTGCGGGCCGTAGCCCCCCCGTATGGGAGATGGCTGAGCAGTATCTGGAGGTGGTCCAGCGCCACCCCCCCTGCACCCTGTCCTACGTCCGAGCTCACCTCTTCAAGATGTGGCACCACAC gctgcAGATTCACCAGGACCTGAGGGAGGACCTAGCCAAGGTGAAGAATCTTGAGGCCCTGTCTGGGGTCAGCAGGCAGCTCAAGCAACGCTGCCAG GAGGAGAtcgccagaggagaggaggcgggacAACAGGGAGGGCTGCCCTTCCCCCATTGGATCTGCCAGCCGTACGTCAGGCCACC GCCAAAGGAGGCGGTCGCCAACGGTAACGGCGCGGAGGTGAAGGCGACGTGTCACAAGAGGGCACTGGAGGACTCGGACGGGGGCACGGACGCCGACGCGCTCTCCAAGAACAAGCTGAAGAAGAAGGCGCGCAACCCCCACAAGAACTTCTGTCCCGAGCACAAAC CAAAGTATATCAAGTGCGAGCAGTGTGGCAACCCAAAG GGTAACAAGTGTGTGTTCAACCTGTGTCGCGCATGCTGTAAGAAGAAGGCCTATAAGGAGGTGGCGGACTGCCCTA GTCACGGGCTGAGGTTTAAAACGAAGGCAGAGAAACagaaggcaggggaggaggaggaggggagaacggGACTGAAGAACGGGAAACCGGGCTCCACCTCAGACCCTCCAGAACAATCCAGAGGACTGAAGGAGATTCACACTACGACAAACTGA